The following coding sequences lie in one Scatophagus argus isolate fScaArg1 chromosome 9, fScaArg1.pri, whole genome shotgun sequence genomic window:
- the smarcc1a gene encoding SWI/SNF complex subunit SMARCC1 isoform X6 has protein sequence MATAATTAGGTGSGGPATGLVGSGTAMGRKKDGGPSTKFWESSETISQLETVRLWIGKHYKKYVQNDSPSSKSLAGLVVQLLQFQEDAFGRRVNNPALTKLPAKCFLDFKAGGALCHILGSVYKFKSEQGWRRFDLQNPSRMDRNVEMFLNVEKNLVQNNCLTRPIVFLSPDIEQKLASKLKDIIKRHQGSITDDKSKATHHIYPSPPQHEEEEWLRPVMRKDKQVLVHWGFAPDSYDTWVSASEVDGDVEDPPSTDRPWKVHAKWVLDTDAFNEWMNEEDYEVDDNKKPVSFRQRIFPKEEESSRTPDRKERKANSAGKKRRRSPSPPSTPAESRKKGGKKGNPGLHWKRRGHRGEEEDTEEDMTKDMDDSSAGASMEEGGMSKNDDMEDDSVLSGGKDDEEQGKAELSRLMDASEDNVTEQTHHIIIPSYSAWFDYNCIHEIERRALPEFFNGKNKSKTPEIYLAYRNFMIDTYRLNPQEYLTSTSCRRNLTGDVCAIMRVHAFLEQWGLVNYQVDADSRPLPMGPPPTSHFTVLADTPSGVMPLNHRPPPQIPPPQPMPNFADKGKEKAIDLQNFGLRTDLYNKKNPKAKPASSTREWTEQETLLLLEALEMYKDDWNKVSEHIGSRTQDECILHFLRLPIEDPYLESTEACLGPLAYQPIPFSQSGNPVMSTVAFLASVVDPRVASAAARAALEEFSRVREEVPAELVEAHVKKVQEAARSTGKVDPAFGLESSGIAGTAPEEPEKTETTEAEKMDTDTDSQQADKAESKDEAEKPSESAEKSGDKTEASEKVKKEGTEASEREEESEEAGEAKTAPADKDKEESMETSSSEQEKDKEEKAATEEGEEKRKKLEHDIEEGNIATAAAAALASAATKAKHLAAVEERKIKSLVALLVETQMKKLEIKLRHFEELETIMDREKEALELQRQQLLTERQAFHMEQLKYAEMKARQQMEQQAAAAAAAAAAAAQAQGQGQGQAPGSGPHPGPPPPGMHPGGPQPHHGAPVPHHGGPPHGGAMHPGYPPMGHHPMAPHHPGQTGPMGPGQPMPGRMMPGPPSAGPPPGGMPPMMPPRHPGAPNGMYPGPPPAQPEAVPPVPVGPPVPPSARVPDN, from the exons atggcGACGGCGGCGACAACGGCAGGCGGAACGGGCTCAGGCGGACCAGCCACCGGTCTAGTTGGAAGCGGAACCGCAATGGGACGAAAGAAGGACGGCGGACCTTCCACTAAATTCTGGGAGAGTTCAGAGACGATATCCCAGTTGGAAACTGTGCGGCTGTGGATCGGAAAGCACTACAAGAAG TATGTCCAGAATGACTCCCCGTCCAGTAAATCCTTGGCGGGTCTGGTGgtccagctgctgcagtttcagGAGGATGCATTTGGTCGCAGAGTCAACAATCCTGCTCTCACCAAGCTACCt GCCAAGTGTTTCCTGGATTTCAAGGCAGGAGGTGCTCTCTGCCACATCTTGGGGTCGGTCTACAAGTTCAAAAGCGAGCAGGGGTG GCGCAGATTTGACCTGCAGAATCCTTCCAGGATGGACAGGAATGTGGAAATGTTCCTAAACGTGGAGAAGAACTTGGTCCAG AATAACTGCTTGACTCGACCCATTGTGTTCTTGTCGCCGGACATCGAGCAGAAACTAGCCAGTAAGCTCAAAGACATCATTAAAAGGCACCAG GGCTCCATTACTGATGACAAGTCAAAGGCTACCCACCACATTTACCCCTCTCCACCCCAACATGAAGAAG AAGAGTGGCTTCGTCCTGTCATGAGGAAAGACAAGCAGGTGCTGGTGCATTGGGGTTTCGCCCCAGACAG TTACGATACCTGGGTGTCGGCCAGCGAGGTGGATGGGGATGTCGAGGACCCACCCAGCACTGACAGACCATGGAAG gtTCATGCCAAGTGGGTTTTAGACACTGATGCCTTCAATGAGTGGATGAATGAGGAAGACTATGAGGTGGATGACAACAAGAAGCCAGTCAGCTTCCGCCAGAGGATCTTCcccaaggaggaggag TCTTCCCGTACACCCGATCGCAAGGAGCGCAAGGCCAACTCTGCCGGCAAGAAGAGGAGGCGCTCGCCCTCACCGCCCAGCACTCCTGCCGAGTCCCGCaagaaggggggaaagaagGG GAATCCGGGGCTTCACTGGAAGCGACGAGGACACAGAGGCgaagaggaggacacagaggaggataTGACCAAGGACATGGATGACTCTTCAGCCGGTGCCAGCATGGAGGAGGGCGGGATGTCCAAGAATG ATGACATGGAAGATGACTCTGTGCTGTCTGGTGGAAAG GATGACGAGGAACAGGGCAAAGCTGAACTCAGTCGGCTGATGGACGCCAGCGAAGACAATGTGACTGAACAGACTCACCACATCATCATCCCCAGCTACAGCGCGTGGTTTGATTACAACTG CATCCATGAGATTGAGAGACGAGCTCTGCCCGAGTTCTTTAACGGAAAGAACAAGTCCAAAACTCCTGAGAT ATACCTGGCGTACCGCAACTTCATGATCGACACGTATCGGCTAAACCCTCAGGAGTacctcacctccacctcctgtcGCAGGAACTTGACCGGCGATGTCTGTGCCATCATGAG GGTTCATGCGTTCTTGGAGCAGTGGGGCTTGGTGAACTACCAGGTTGATGCTGATAGTCGCCCACTACCCATGGGCCCCCCACCCACATCCCACTTCACCGTGCTGGCCGACACACCGTCTGGAGTCATGCCATTGAACCACAGACCCCCACCG CAGATTCCTCCTCCGCAGCCAATGCCCAACTTTGCagacaaaggcaaagaaaaggCCATCGACTTGCAGAACTTTGGCCTCCGCACCGACCTCTACAACAAGAAAAACCCCAag GCCAAACCTGCCAGCTCCACCAGGGAATGGACTGAGCAGgagactctgctgctgctggag GCTCTGGAGATGTACAAAGATGACTGGAACAAAGTGTCTGAGCACATTGGTTCACGCACCCAGGACGAGTGTATCCTGCACTTCCTGCGGCTGCCCATTGAGGATCCCTACCTGGAGAGCACTGAGGCCTGCCTGGGCCCTCTGGCCTACCAGCCCATCCCCTTCAGCCAGTCTGGAAACCCCGTCATGAGCACAGTGGCCTTCCTGGCCTCTGTGGTTGACCCCAGAGTGgcgtctgctgctgctcgggcAGCTTTAG aggagTTCTCCCGTGTGCGTGAGGAGGTGCCTGCTGAGTTGGTGGAGGCTCACGTGAAAAAGGTGCAGGAGGCGGCCAGGAGCACAGGGAAGGTGGACCCCGCCTTCGGCCTGGAGAGCAGCGGCATCGCTGGCACCGCCCCCGAAGAGCCGGAAAAGACTG AAACCACAGAAGCAGAGAAGATGGATACTGACACAGACTCCCAGCAGGCCGATAAG GCCGAGTCGAAGGACGAGGCAGAGAAGCCCAGTGAGTCTGCAGAGAAGAGTGGCGACAAGACGGAGGCCTCGGAGAAGGTGAAGAAGGAGGGCACAGAGGCGTCAGAACGTGAGGAGGAGAGCGAAGAGGCAGGGGAGGCCAAGACGGCTCCAGCAG ACAAAGACAAGGAGGAATCTATGGAGACGTCGTCCTCAGAGCAGGAGAAGGATAAGGAGGAGAAGGCAGCTACAGAGGAGGgcgaggagaagaggaagaaactgGAGCATGATATCGAAGAGGGTAACATCGCCACGGCAGCCGCGGCTGCTCTGGCATCTGCTGCCACCAAGGCCAAG CACTTGGCGgcggtggaggagaggaagataaAGTCCCTGGTGGCTCTGCTGGTGGAGACCCAGATGAAGAAGCTGGAGATCAAGCTGAGACACTTCGAGGAGCTCGAGACCATCATGGACCGAGAGAAAGAGGCG TTGGAGCTTCAGCGACAGCAGCTGCTCACCGAGCGGCAGGCGTTCCACATGGAGCAGCTCAAATACGCTGAGATGAAGGCGAGGCAGCAGATGGAGCAGCAAGCCGCAGCCGcagctgccgccgccgccgctgccgctCAGGCTCAAGGACAAGGACAGGGACAGGCTCCTGGATCTGGACCCCACCCTGGGCCCCCTCCACCGGGCATGCACCCCGGAGGGCCCCAGCCACACCATGGAGCACCAGTGCCACACCACGGAGGGCCCCCACACGGCGGCGCTATGCACCCCGGATACCCACCGATGGGTCACCACCCTATGGCGCCTCACCACCCaggacagacag GACCAATGGGACCCGGGCAGCCAATGCCTGGACGTATGATGCCCGGCCCGCCCTCCGCTGGCCCCCCTCCTGGCGGCATGCCTCCCATGATGCCTCCACGCCACCCTGGAGCTCCCAACGGCATGT ACCCTGGCCCACCACCTGCACAGCCTGAAGCGGTACCTCCAGTTCCTGTGGGTCCTC
- the smarcc1a gene encoding SWI/SNF complex subunit SMARCC1 isoform X4: MATAATTAGGTGSGGPATGLVGSGTAMGRKKDGGPSTKFWESSETISQLETVRLWIGKHYKKYVQNDSPSSKSLAGLVVQLLQFQEDAFGRRVNNPALTKLPAKCFLDFKAGGALCHILGSVYKFKSEQGWRRFDLQNPSRMDRNVEMFLNVEKNLVQNNCLTRPIVFLSPDIEQKLASKLKDIIKRHQGSITDDKSKATHHIYPSPPQHEEEEWLRPVMRKDKQVLVHWGFAPDSYDTWVSASEVDGDVEDPPSTDRPWKVHAKWVLDTDAFNEWMNEEDYEVDDNKKPVSFRQRIFPKEEESSRTPDRKERKANSAGKKRRRSPSPPSTPAESRKKGGKKGNPGLHWKRRGHRGEEEDTEEDMTKDMDDSSAGASMEEGGMSKNANSKKDSENTPVKGGNMADLDDMEDDSVLSGGKDDEEQGKAELSRLMDASEDNVTEQTHHIIIPSYSAWFDYNCIHEIERRALPEFFNGKNKSKTPEIYLAYRNFMIDTYRLNPQEYLTSTSCRRNLTGDVCAIMRVHAFLEQWGLVNYQVDADSRPLPMGPPPTSHFTVLADTPSGVMPLNHRPPPIPPPQPMPNFADKGKEKAIDLQNFGLRTDLYNKKNPKAKPASSTREWTEQETLLLLEALEMYKDDWNKVSEHIGSRTQDECILHFLRLPIEDPYLESTEACLGPLAYQPIPFSQSGNPVMSTVAFLASVVDPRVASAAARAALEEFSRVREEVPAELVEAHVKKVQEAARSTGKVDPAFGLESSGIAGTAPEEPEKTETTEAEKMDTDTDSQQADKAESKDEAEKPSESAEKSGDKTEASEKVKKEGTEASEREEESEEAGEAKTAPADKDKEESMETSSSEQEKDKEEKAATEEGEEKRKKLEHDIEEGNIATAAAAALASAATKAKHLAAVEERKIKSLVALLVETQMKKLEIKLRHFEELETIMDREKEALELQRQQLLTERQAFHMEQLKYAEMKARQQMEQQAAAAAAAAAAAAQAQGQGQGQAPGSGPHPGPPPPGMHPGGPQPHHGAPVPHHGGPPHGGAMHPGYPPMGHHPMAPHHPGQTGPMGPGQPMPGRMMPGPPSAGPPPGGMPPMMPPRHPGAPNGMYPGPPPAQPEAVPPVPVGPPVPPSARVPDN; this comes from the exons atggcGACGGCGGCGACAACGGCAGGCGGAACGGGCTCAGGCGGACCAGCCACCGGTCTAGTTGGAAGCGGAACCGCAATGGGACGAAAGAAGGACGGCGGACCTTCCACTAAATTCTGGGAGAGTTCAGAGACGATATCCCAGTTGGAAACTGTGCGGCTGTGGATCGGAAAGCACTACAAGAAG TATGTCCAGAATGACTCCCCGTCCAGTAAATCCTTGGCGGGTCTGGTGgtccagctgctgcagtttcagGAGGATGCATTTGGTCGCAGAGTCAACAATCCTGCTCTCACCAAGCTACCt GCCAAGTGTTTCCTGGATTTCAAGGCAGGAGGTGCTCTCTGCCACATCTTGGGGTCGGTCTACAAGTTCAAAAGCGAGCAGGGGTG GCGCAGATTTGACCTGCAGAATCCTTCCAGGATGGACAGGAATGTGGAAATGTTCCTAAACGTGGAGAAGAACTTGGTCCAG AATAACTGCTTGACTCGACCCATTGTGTTCTTGTCGCCGGACATCGAGCAGAAACTAGCCAGTAAGCTCAAAGACATCATTAAAAGGCACCAG GGCTCCATTACTGATGACAAGTCAAAGGCTACCCACCACATTTACCCCTCTCCACCCCAACATGAAGAAG AAGAGTGGCTTCGTCCTGTCATGAGGAAAGACAAGCAGGTGCTGGTGCATTGGGGTTTCGCCCCAGACAG TTACGATACCTGGGTGTCGGCCAGCGAGGTGGATGGGGATGTCGAGGACCCACCCAGCACTGACAGACCATGGAAG gtTCATGCCAAGTGGGTTTTAGACACTGATGCCTTCAATGAGTGGATGAATGAGGAAGACTATGAGGTGGATGACAACAAGAAGCCAGTCAGCTTCCGCCAGAGGATCTTCcccaaggaggaggag TCTTCCCGTACACCCGATCGCAAGGAGCGCAAGGCCAACTCTGCCGGCAAGAAGAGGAGGCGCTCGCCCTCACCGCCCAGCACTCCTGCCGAGTCCCGCaagaaggggggaaagaagGG GAATCCGGGGCTTCACTGGAAGCGACGAGGACACAGAGGCgaagaggaggacacagaggaggataTGACCAAGGACATGGATGACTCTTCAGCCGGTGCCAGCATGGAGGAGGGCGGGATGTCCAAGAATG CAAATtcaaagaaagacagtgagaacaCCCCTGTGAAAGGGGGAAACATGGCCGACTTGG ATGACATGGAAGATGACTCTGTGCTGTCTGGTGGAAAG GATGACGAGGAACAGGGCAAAGCTGAACTCAGTCGGCTGATGGACGCCAGCGAAGACAATGTGACTGAACAGACTCACCACATCATCATCCCCAGCTACAGCGCGTGGTTTGATTACAACTG CATCCATGAGATTGAGAGACGAGCTCTGCCCGAGTTCTTTAACGGAAAGAACAAGTCCAAAACTCCTGAGAT ATACCTGGCGTACCGCAACTTCATGATCGACACGTATCGGCTAAACCCTCAGGAGTacctcacctccacctcctgtcGCAGGAACTTGACCGGCGATGTCTGTGCCATCATGAG GGTTCATGCGTTCTTGGAGCAGTGGGGCTTGGTGAACTACCAGGTTGATGCTGATAGTCGCCCACTACCCATGGGCCCCCCACCCACATCCCACTTCACCGTGCTGGCCGACACACCGTCTGGAGTCATGCCATTGAACCACAGACCCCCACCG ATTCCTCCTCCGCAGCCAATGCCCAACTTTGCagacaaaggcaaagaaaaggCCATCGACTTGCAGAACTTTGGCCTCCGCACCGACCTCTACAACAAGAAAAACCCCAag GCCAAACCTGCCAGCTCCACCAGGGAATGGACTGAGCAGgagactctgctgctgctggag GCTCTGGAGATGTACAAAGATGACTGGAACAAAGTGTCTGAGCACATTGGTTCACGCACCCAGGACGAGTGTATCCTGCACTTCCTGCGGCTGCCCATTGAGGATCCCTACCTGGAGAGCACTGAGGCCTGCCTGGGCCCTCTGGCCTACCAGCCCATCCCCTTCAGCCAGTCTGGAAACCCCGTCATGAGCACAGTGGCCTTCCTGGCCTCTGTGGTTGACCCCAGAGTGgcgtctgctgctgctcgggcAGCTTTAG aggagTTCTCCCGTGTGCGTGAGGAGGTGCCTGCTGAGTTGGTGGAGGCTCACGTGAAAAAGGTGCAGGAGGCGGCCAGGAGCACAGGGAAGGTGGACCCCGCCTTCGGCCTGGAGAGCAGCGGCATCGCTGGCACCGCCCCCGAAGAGCCGGAAAAGACTG AAACCACAGAAGCAGAGAAGATGGATACTGACACAGACTCCCAGCAGGCCGATAAG GCCGAGTCGAAGGACGAGGCAGAGAAGCCCAGTGAGTCTGCAGAGAAGAGTGGCGACAAGACGGAGGCCTCGGAGAAGGTGAAGAAGGAGGGCACAGAGGCGTCAGAACGTGAGGAGGAGAGCGAAGAGGCAGGGGAGGCCAAGACGGCTCCAGCAG ACAAAGACAAGGAGGAATCTATGGAGACGTCGTCCTCAGAGCAGGAGAAGGATAAGGAGGAGAAGGCAGCTACAGAGGAGGgcgaggagaagaggaagaaactgGAGCATGATATCGAAGAGGGTAACATCGCCACGGCAGCCGCGGCTGCTCTGGCATCTGCTGCCACCAAGGCCAAG CACTTGGCGgcggtggaggagaggaagataaAGTCCCTGGTGGCTCTGCTGGTGGAGACCCAGATGAAGAAGCTGGAGATCAAGCTGAGACACTTCGAGGAGCTCGAGACCATCATGGACCGAGAGAAAGAGGCG TTGGAGCTTCAGCGACAGCAGCTGCTCACCGAGCGGCAGGCGTTCCACATGGAGCAGCTCAAATACGCTGAGATGAAGGCGAGGCAGCAGATGGAGCAGCAAGCCGCAGCCGcagctgccgccgccgccgctgccgctCAGGCTCAAGGACAAGGACAGGGACAGGCTCCTGGATCTGGACCCCACCCTGGGCCCCCTCCACCGGGCATGCACCCCGGAGGGCCCCAGCCACACCATGGAGCACCAGTGCCACACCACGGAGGGCCCCCACACGGCGGCGCTATGCACCCCGGATACCCACCGATGGGTCACCACCCTATGGCGCCTCACCACCCaggacagacag GACCAATGGGACCCGGGCAGCCAATGCCTGGACGTATGATGCCCGGCCCGCCCTCCGCTGGCCCCCCTCCTGGCGGCATGCCTCCCATGATGCCTCCACGCCACCCTGGAGCTCCCAACGGCATGT ACCCTGGCCCACCACCTGCACAGCCTGAAGCGGTACCTCCAGTTCCTGTGGGTCCTC
- the smarcc1a gene encoding SWI/SNF complex subunit SMARCC1 isoform X3: MATAATTAGGTGSGGPATGLVGSGTAMGRKKDGGPSTKFWESSETISQLETVRLWIGKHYKKYVQNDSPSSKSLAGLVVQLLQFQEDAFGRRVNNPALTKLPAKCFLDFKAGGALCHILGSVYKFKSEQGWRRFDLQNPSRMDRNVEMFLNVEKNLVQNNCLTRPIVFLSPDIEQKLASKLKDIIKRHQGSITDDKSKATHHIYPSPPQHEEEEWLRPVMRKDKQVLVHWGFAPDSYDTWVSASEVDGDVEDPPSTDRPWKVHAKWVLDTDAFNEWMNEEDYEVDDNKKPVSFRQRIFPKEEESSRTPDRKERKANSAGKKRRRSPSPPSTPAESRKKGGKKGNPGLHWKRRGHRGEEEDTEEDMTKDMDDSSAGASMEEGGMSKNANSKKDSENTPVKGGNMADLDDMEDDSVLSGGKDDEEQGKAELSRLMDASEDNVTEQTHHIIIPSYSAWFDYNCIHEIERRALPEFFNGKNKSKTPEIYLAYRNFMIDTYRLNPQEYLTSTSCRRNLTGDVCAIMRVHAFLEQWGLVNYQVDADSRPLPMGPPPTSHFTVLADTPSGVMPLNHRPPPQIPPPQPMPNFADKGKEKAIDLQNFGLRTDLYNKKNPKAKPASSTREWTEQETLLLLEALEMYKDDWNKVSEHIGSRTQDECILHFLRLPIEDPYLESTEACLGPLAYQPIPFSQSGNPVMSTVAFLASVVDPRVASAAARAALEEFSRVREEVPAELVEAHVKKVQEAARSTGKVDPAFGLESSGIAGTAPEEPEKTETTEAEKMDTDTDSQQADKAESKDEAEKPSESAEKSGDKTEASEKVKKEGTEASEREEESEEAGEAKTAPADKDKEESMETSSSEQEKDKEEKAATEEGEEKRKKLEHDIEEGNIATAAAAALASAATKAKHLAAVEERKIKSLVALLVETQMKKLEIKLRHFEELETIMDREKEALELQRQQLLTERQAFHMEQLKYAEMKARQQMEQQAAAAAAAAAAAAQAQGQGQGQAPGSGPHPGPPPPGMHPGGPQPHHGAPVPHHGGPPHGGAMHPGYPPMGHHPMAPHHPGQTGPMGPGQPMPGRMMPGPPSAGPPPGGMPPMMPPRHPGAPNGMYPGPPPAQPEAVPPVPVGPPVPPSARVPDN, translated from the exons atggcGACGGCGGCGACAACGGCAGGCGGAACGGGCTCAGGCGGACCAGCCACCGGTCTAGTTGGAAGCGGAACCGCAATGGGACGAAAGAAGGACGGCGGACCTTCCACTAAATTCTGGGAGAGTTCAGAGACGATATCCCAGTTGGAAACTGTGCGGCTGTGGATCGGAAAGCACTACAAGAAG TATGTCCAGAATGACTCCCCGTCCAGTAAATCCTTGGCGGGTCTGGTGgtccagctgctgcagtttcagGAGGATGCATTTGGTCGCAGAGTCAACAATCCTGCTCTCACCAAGCTACCt GCCAAGTGTTTCCTGGATTTCAAGGCAGGAGGTGCTCTCTGCCACATCTTGGGGTCGGTCTACAAGTTCAAAAGCGAGCAGGGGTG GCGCAGATTTGACCTGCAGAATCCTTCCAGGATGGACAGGAATGTGGAAATGTTCCTAAACGTGGAGAAGAACTTGGTCCAG AATAACTGCTTGACTCGACCCATTGTGTTCTTGTCGCCGGACATCGAGCAGAAACTAGCCAGTAAGCTCAAAGACATCATTAAAAGGCACCAG GGCTCCATTACTGATGACAAGTCAAAGGCTACCCACCACATTTACCCCTCTCCACCCCAACATGAAGAAG AAGAGTGGCTTCGTCCTGTCATGAGGAAAGACAAGCAGGTGCTGGTGCATTGGGGTTTCGCCCCAGACAG TTACGATACCTGGGTGTCGGCCAGCGAGGTGGATGGGGATGTCGAGGACCCACCCAGCACTGACAGACCATGGAAG gtTCATGCCAAGTGGGTTTTAGACACTGATGCCTTCAATGAGTGGATGAATGAGGAAGACTATGAGGTGGATGACAACAAGAAGCCAGTCAGCTTCCGCCAGAGGATCTTCcccaaggaggaggag TCTTCCCGTACACCCGATCGCAAGGAGCGCAAGGCCAACTCTGCCGGCAAGAAGAGGAGGCGCTCGCCCTCACCGCCCAGCACTCCTGCCGAGTCCCGCaagaaggggggaaagaagGG GAATCCGGGGCTTCACTGGAAGCGACGAGGACACAGAGGCgaagaggaggacacagaggaggataTGACCAAGGACATGGATGACTCTTCAGCCGGTGCCAGCATGGAGGAGGGCGGGATGTCCAAGAATG CAAATtcaaagaaagacagtgagaacaCCCCTGTGAAAGGGGGAAACATGGCCGACTTGG ATGACATGGAAGATGACTCTGTGCTGTCTGGTGGAAAG GATGACGAGGAACAGGGCAAAGCTGAACTCAGTCGGCTGATGGACGCCAGCGAAGACAATGTGACTGAACAGACTCACCACATCATCATCCCCAGCTACAGCGCGTGGTTTGATTACAACTG CATCCATGAGATTGAGAGACGAGCTCTGCCCGAGTTCTTTAACGGAAAGAACAAGTCCAAAACTCCTGAGAT ATACCTGGCGTACCGCAACTTCATGATCGACACGTATCGGCTAAACCCTCAGGAGTacctcacctccacctcctgtcGCAGGAACTTGACCGGCGATGTCTGTGCCATCATGAG GGTTCATGCGTTCTTGGAGCAGTGGGGCTTGGTGAACTACCAGGTTGATGCTGATAGTCGCCCACTACCCATGGGCCCCCCACCCACATCCCACTTCACCGTGCTGGCCGACACACCGTCTGGAGTCATGCCATTGAACCACAGACCCCCACCG CAGATTCCTCCTCCGCAGCCAATGCCCAACTTTGCagacaaaggcaaagaaaaggCCATCGACTTGCAGAACTTTGGCCTCCGCACCGACCTCTACAACAAGAAAAACCCCAag GCCAAACCTGCCAGCTCCACCAGGGAATGGACTGAGCAGgagactctgctgctgctggag GCTCTGGAGATGTACAAAGATGACTGGAACAAAGTGTCTGAGCACATTGGTTCACGCACCCAGGACGAGTGTATCCTGCACTTCCTGCGGCTGCCCATTGAGGATCCCTACCTGGAGAGCACTGAGGCCTGCCTGGGCCCTCTGGCCTACCAGCCCATCCCCTTCAGCCAGTCTGGAAACCCCGTCATGAGCACAGTGGCCTTCCTGGCCTCTGTGGTTGACCCCAGAGTGgcgtctgctgctgctcgggcAGCTTTAG aggagTTCTCCCGTGTGCGTGAGGAGGTGCCTGCTGAGTTGGTGGAGGCTCACGTGAAAAAGGTGCAGGAGGCGGCCAGGAGCACAGGGAAGGTGGACCCCGCCTTCGGCCTGGAGAGCAGCGGCATCGCTGGCACCGCCCCCGAAGAGCCGGAAAAGACTG AAACCACAGAAGCAGAGAAGATGGATACTGACACAGACTCCCAGCAGGCCGATAAG GCCGAGTCGAAGGACGAGGCAGAGAAGCCCAGTGAGTCTGCAGAGAAGAGTGGCGACAAGACGGAGGCCTCGGAGAAGGTGAAGAAGGAGGGCACAGAGGCGTCAGAACGTGAGGAGGAGAGCGAAGAGGCAGGGGAGGCCAAGACGGCTCCAGCAG ACAAAGACAAGGAGGAATCTATGGAGACGTCGTCCTCAGAGCAGGAGAAGGATAAGGAGGAGAAGGCAGCTACAGAGGAGGgcgaggagaagaggaagaaactgGAGCATGATATCGAAGAGGGTAACATCGCCACGGCAGCCGCGGCTGCTCTGGCATCTGCTGCCACCAAGGCCAAG CACTTGGCGgcggtggaggagaggaagataaAGTCCCTGGTGGCTCTGCTGGTGGAGACCCAGATGAAGAAGCTGGAGATCAAGCTGAGACACTTCGAGGAGCTCGAGACCATCATGGACCGAGAGAAAGAGGCG TTGGAGCTTCAGCGACAGCAGCTGCTCACCGAGCGGCAGGCGTTCCACATGGAGCAGCTCAAATACGCTGAGATGAAGGCGAGGCAGCAGATGGAGCAGCAAGCCGCAGCCGcagctgccgccgccgccgctgccgctCAGGCTCAAGGACAAGGACAGGGACAGGCTCCTGGATCTGGACCCCACCCTGGGCCCCCTCCACCGGGCATGCACCCCGGAGGGCCCCAGCCACACCATGGAGCACCAGTGCCACACCACGGAGGGCCCCCACACGGCGGCGCTATGCACCCCGGATACCCACCGATGGGTCACCACCCTATGGCGCCTCACCACCCaggacagacag GACCAATGGGACCCGGGCAGCCAATGCCTGGACGTATGATGCCCGGCCCGCCCTCCGCTGGCCCCCCTCCTGGCGGCATGCCTCCCATGATGCCTCCACGCCACCCTGGAGCTCCCAACGGCATGT ACCCTGGCCCACCACCTGCACAGCCTGAAGCGGTACCTCCAGTTCCTGTGGGTCCTC